A single Ignavibacteriales bacterium DNA region contains:
- a CDS encoding acetate kinase, with product MKVLVLNCGSSSIKYQFIDTATHHALAKGAVERIGMTDAVLSHTRSDGDSIRLVSEILDHAVAIEYVLAVLLSKNHGVLDDKDDIQAVGHRVVHGGEAFSGSVYITDEVIKVLQDNIDLAPLHNPPNIKGIQAVKRIIPEAPQCGVFDTSFHAHMKPEAFLYGIPYELYRKYKIRKYGFHGTSHRYVAEIAAQMLGKPQSELKIVTAHLGNGCSMAAVKYGESIDTTMGFTPLEGLLMGTRSGDVDPSVILYIMGKEGLSLSEANTLLNKHSGLIGISGEASDMREVVSSMKEGTKRAKIAFDLFCYRIKKYIGAYAAAMGGLDAFVLTGGIGENSAEVREAVCADLEFLGLKLDPVKNANKEIDLSADGSRARILRIPTNEELVIALDTADIVSRMKSAE from the coding sequence ATGAAAGTTCTGGTTCTTAACTGCGGCAGTTCGTCAATTAAATATCAGTTTATTGATACTGCCACACACCATGCCCTTGCGAAGGGCGCTGTTGAACGCATCGGAATGACTGATGCAGTTCTTTCTCATACACGGTCTGACGGAGATTCAATCCGCCTGGTCAGTGAAATCCTTGATCATGCAGTTGCCATTGAATATGTGCTGGCAGTGCTGCTCAGCAAAAATCACGGTGTGCTGGATGATAAGGATGACATTCAGGCCGTGGGGCACCGCGTTGTTCACGGAGGCGAGGCATTCAGCGGGTCGGTATATATAACCGACGAAGTGATAAAAGTACTTCAGGATAATATTGATCTTGCACCGCTGCATAATCCCCCGAATATCAAAGGTATTCAGGCGGTAAAGCGAATCATTCCCGAAGCACCTCAGTGCGGCGTGTTTGATACCTCATTTCACGCGCACATGAAGCCGGAAGCATTTCTCTACGGCATACCCTATGAACTTTACCGTAAGTATAAAATCCGTAAATACGGTTTTCACGGCACATCACACCGCTATGTGGCTGAAATTGCCGCACAAATGCTCGGCAAACCGCAGAGTGAGCTGAAAATAGTAACCGCGCATCTTGGCAATGGCTGCTCCATGGCAGCAGTAAAATATGGGGAGTCTATTGACACCACCATGGGTTTCACCCCGCTTGAAGGCCTGCTTATGGGTACCAGAAGCGGTGACGTAGATCCTTCAGTCATCCTGTATATTATGGGTAAAGAAGGACTTTCTCTTTCTGAGGCCAATACGCTGCTGAATAAACACAGCGGCTTGATCGGCATCAGCGGTGAGGCAAGTGATATGCGTGAGGTGGTTTCCAGTATGAAGGAAGGCACCAAAAGGGCTAAGATTGCCTTTGATCTTTTCTGTTACCGCATTAAAAAATATATCGGAGCCTATGCAGCGGCAATGGGAGGGCTTGATGCATTTGTGCTGACCGGTGGTATCGGAGAGAATTCAGCAGAAGTGCGCGAAGCAGTCTGCGCTGATCTTGAGTTCCTTGGATTGAAACTTGACCCCGTTAAAAACGCCAATAAAGAAATTGATCTTTCTGCTGACGGCTCACGGGCAAGGATTCTGAGAATCCCCACGAATGAGGAACTGGTCATAGCTCTCGACACAGCCGATATCGTCTCCAGGATGAAATCCGCGGAATAA
- the mutS gene encoding DNA mismatch repair protein MutS — protein MLQYHKIKESHPDAVLLFRIGDFYETFDEDAKTASRVLGITLTRRSNGAAGDVPLAGFPHHALDTYLPKLVRAGLRVAICEQMEDPKQAKGIVKREVTEMVTPGVAFSEKLLDHKKNNYLLAVMVSGDIAGLSFCDISTGEYYAYEVHRQVLRDQIELISPAEILARKGDIEMIKSLYAESEIPARFTKIDDWVYNQDYASEQLLLQFKTVSLKGFGIEHLTAGLSASGVIIHYLRETQKANPSHLNKVLLYNPSDYMQLDRSTKRNLEIIYSMQDGSREGTLISILDKTETPMGARLLKRWVSAPLRKLEPILQRQNIIEGFYHQKELRLAIREDLKEIGDLERLTSKICTGRATPRDLTALKNSLEKLPHIAGRLLQSSDKAISAMSTSIHDLKELAKKIETTLTDNPPASIGEGGYIRAGFSPELDELRDLSFHGKDWIARLQKDERERTGIGSLKVSYNKVFGYYIEISNANKDKVPADYIRKQTLVSSERYITPELKEYEDKILTADEKIAELEYQLFNELRIAAASYSEKIQSNAQAVARIDCYLSFAECAEAYNYVKPELDESGVLEIVEGRHPVVERILKPGEKFTPNSCHLNNEDAQIILLTGPNMAGKSVYLRQTGLIVLLAQIGSFVPAKKARLGIIDRIFTRVGASDNISAGESTFLVEMQEAANILNNATAQSLILLDEIGRGTSTFDGLSIAWAITEYIHENSEIAAKTLFATHYHEINEMAELFPRIKNYKVEVIEHGDRVIFLHKVSPGQADHSYGIQVAQMAGLPRYVTTRAKEILANLESKELTPHLEKKERIRKAAEHQHDLQMSLFEVKDDRLRKRIDDLEINSLTPLDALNELYELKKSLKEKE, from the coding sequence ATGCTTCAGTATCATAAGATCAAGGAGTCTCACCCTGACGCAGTTTTACTCTTCAGGATTGGTGACTTCTATGAGACTTTTGACGAGGATGCCAAAACCGCATCCCGTGTGCTGGGTATTACTCTGACCAGGCGGTCGAACGGAGCTGCCGGGGATGTTCCTCTAGCAGGTTTTCCGCATCATGCACTTGATACCTATCTGCCAAAGTTGGTCCGTGCCGGTCTCAGGGTTGCCATCTGCGAGCAGATGGAGGACCCCAAACAGGCTAAAGGTATTGTGAAAAGAGAAGTAACCGAAATGGTAACTCCCGGAGTTGCTTTCTCAGAAAAACTGCTCGATCACAAAAAAAATAATTACCTGCTTGCGGTGATGGTCAGCGGTGATATTGCCGGACTTTCCTTTTGCGATATCTCCACCGGGGAATATTATGCCTATGAAGTTCACAGGCAGGTTTTGCGCGATCAGATTGAACTGATCTCACCGGCTGAAATCCTCGCCCGCAAGGGGGATATTGAGATGATCAAATCACTCTATGCAGAAAGTGAAATCCCGGCCCGTTTTACCAAAATTGATGACTGGGTATACAATCAGGATTATGCATCGGAGCAGCTGCTGCTCCAATTTAAGACCGTGAGTCTTAAGGGCTTCGGCATTGAACACCTTACTGCCGGCCTCTCCGCGTCCGGAGTAATTATCCATTACCTCCGTGAGACGCAGAAGGCCAATCCCTCACATCTGAACAAGGTGCTTCTCTATAATCCATCTGATTATATGCAGCTTGACCGCTCAACCAAGAGAAACCTTGAGATTATCTATTCCATGCAGGATGGCAGCAGGGAAGGTACTCTGATCTCTATACTTGATAAAACGGAAACGCCTATGGGAGCCCGTCTTCTTAAAAGATGGGTAAGCGCCCCTTTGAGAAAACTTGAACCTATTTTGCAACGGCAAAATATTATTGAAGGATTTTACCATCAGAAAGAATTGCGCCTGGCAATCAGGGAAGACCTGAAGGAGATTGGCGATCTTGAACGTCTGACGTCAAAAATCTGCACCGGCAGAGCGACTCCGCGTGATCTTACTGCACTGAAGAACTCACTGGAGAAACTGCCCCATATAGCAGGCCGGCTGCTGCAGTCATCTGACAAGGCGATCTCTGCCATGAGCACGTCAATTCATGATTTAAAAGAACTTGCCAAAAAAATTGAAACCACACTGACCGATAATCCCCCTGCATCCATAGGCGAAGGCGGATATATACGCGCGGGATTCAGCCCGGAACTTGATGAACTGCGCGATCTTTCCTTCCACGGAAAGGACTGGATTGCCCGCCTGCAGAAAGATGAACGGGAACGCACCGGCATCGGCTCGCTTAAAGTAAGCTATAATAAGGTGTTTGGTTATTATATCGAAATCAGCAACGCCAATAAAGATAAGGTTCCCGCAGATTATATACGGAAACAAACATTAGTCAGCTCAGAGAGGTATATAACACCGGAACTGAAGGAATATGAGGATAAAATCCTTACCGCTGACGAAAAAATTGCCGAACTTGAGTATCAGCTGTTTAATGAACTCCGGATTGCCGCCGCATCATACTCAGAGAAAATTCAGTCAAACGCACAGGCAGTTGCCCGGATTGACTGCTATCTCTCCTTTGCTGAATGTGCAGAAGCATATAATTATGTGAAGCCGGAACTTGATGAAAGCGGCGTGCTTGAAATTGTTGAAGGGCGGCATCCGGTGGTTGAACGAATTCTGAAACCGGGAGAAAAATTCACGCCGAACTCCTGCCATCTGAATAATGAAGATGCACAGATAATCCTGCTAACCGGGCCGAACATGGCGGGTAAGTCAGTCTATCTAAGGCAGACCGGGTTAATTGTACTTCTGGCACAAATTGGTTCGTTTGTTCCGGCTAAAAAGGCACGGCTGGGAATAATTGACCGCATCTTTACCAGAGTCGGGGCATCGGATAATATATCAGCCGGTGAGAGTACTTTCCTTGTAGAGATGCAGGAAGCGGCAAATATTCTGAATAACGCAACCGCGCAGAGTCTTATACTTCTTGATGAGATAGGCAGGGGTACAAGCACTTTCGACGGATTGAGTATTGCCTGGGCAATAACTGAATACATTCATGAGAATAGTGAAATTGCGGCTAAGACGCTGTTTGCCACTCACTACCATGAAATAAATGAAATGGCAGAACTCTTTCCTCGTATAAAGAATTATAAGGTTGAAGTAATAGAACACGGAGACCGGGTAATATTCCTGCATAAGGTAAGTCCTGGCCAGGCAGACCATAGTTATGGCATTCAGGTAGCTCAGATGGCAGGCCTGCCGCGCTATGTGACCACCCGCGCCAAAGAAATACTTGCGAATCTTGAATCAAAAGAACTTACCCCGCATCTTGAAAAGAAGGAGCGCATCCGCAAAGCCGCAGAGCATCAGCATGACCTGCAGATGAGTCTTTTTGAGGTGAAGGATGACCGTCTGAGGAAGCGGATTGATGATCTGGAGATAAATTCTCTTACTCCGCTTGATGCACTTAATGAACTCTATGAGCTGAAAAAAAGTTTGAAAGAAAAAGAATGA
- a CDS encoding DUF1684 domain-containing protein produces the protein MKSVKLIKWPVVLLLLSFTAGCGDKYSEEDKAYIMEIEQHRTNKDAEMKSSPGSPFVQDTAAHWAPLKYYPVDPAFKFYSVLNVYEQQDTVVILGTKGEERKYLRYGYFTWNFRNKEYRMNVYKGRSRTGVEYASLWFTDETTGNETYGVGRYIDLELNPDANHEYTIDFNLAYNPYCAYSSRYSCAIPHKEDYLPLAIEAGEKKFHD, from the coding sequence ATGAAATCAGTAAAACTGATTAAATGGCCGGTTGTTCTGCTCCTGCTTTCTTTTACAGCAGGATGCGGTGACAAATATTCGGAAGAAGATAAAGCATACATTATGGAGATTGAACAGCACCGGACGAATAAGGATGCCGAGATGAAATCATCCCCGGGCTCTCCATTTGTGCAGGATACGGCAGCCCACTGGGCTCCTCTGAAATATTATCCGGTTGACCCGGCTTTTAAGTTTTATTCGGTCCTGAATGTTTATGAACAGCAGGATACGGTTGTTATTTTGGGTACCAAAGGAGAAGAAAGAAAATATCTTCGTTACGGATATTTTACCTGGAACTTCAGGAATAAAGAGTACCGGATGAATGTTTATAAAGGGAGATCACGCACCGGAGTTGAATATGCATCTCTCTGGTTCACTGATGAAACTACGGGGAACGAAACTTACGGCGTAGGGAGATATATAGATCTTGAACTGAATCCTGATGCAAATCATGAGTACACGATAGATTTTAATCTTGCCTATAATCCGTATTGTGCATACAGCAGCAGGTATTCCTGCGCTATTCCTCACAAAGAGGATTATCTTCCTCTTGCCATAGAGGCAGGGGAAAAGAAATTTCATGATTAG
- a CDS encoding sodium:alanine symporter family protein encodes MEFIENILNEINSVVWGVPMLILLFGTHVFLTFRLKLIQRYIWTGIKLSLGRSKEGSGDVSQFGALTTALAATIGTGNIVGVSTAIAAGGPGAVFWMWLTGVFGIATKYSEALLAVKYRTTKEDGSFAGGPMYVLERGLNMKWLGIIFAALTAVTAFGIGNMVQANSISELAKTSMNIPPYITGIFLATLTGVVIIGGIKSIAKWCEKLVPFMAIFYVLGCFVLLAMNYQEIPHALSLIFEGAFSGTAVTGGFLGATMKEAIRMGIARGLFSNESGLGSAPIVAAAAQTKNPVRQALVSSTGTFWDTVVVCLITGVVVVNSGEWANGLRGAELTHAAFEEIPVIGSIVLTIGLLTFVFSTIIGWSYYGEKAIEYLAGSKAVKPYRILWVIFVLVGSLLSLPVVWTFADITNALMAIPNLTALLLLSGVIVAETKKYLWEGKLDDM; translated from the coding sequence ATGGAGTTTATTGAAAACATTCTTAATGAAATCAACAGCGTTGTGTGGGGTGTGCCAATGCTTATTCTGCTCTTCGGCACCCATGTTTTTCTCACCTTCCGGCTCAAACTGATTCAGCGGTATATATGGACCGGCATTAAGTTATCACTCGGCAGGTCGAAGGAAGGGAGCGGTGATGTTTCACAATTCGGCGCACTCACTACGGCTCTTGCGGCAACCATCGGAACCGGAAACATTGTGGGGGTATCAACTGCCATCGCAGCCGGAGGTCCCGGGGCGGTATTCTGGATGTGGCTGACCGGTGTTTTTGGTATCGCGACCAAGTATTCCGAAGCGCTTCTTGCAGTTAAATACCGCACCACAAAAGAGGATGGATCCTTTGCCGGAGGCCCGATGTATGTACTCGAGAGAGGTCTAAATATGAAATGGCTGGGCATTATTTTTGCTGCCCTGACTGCTGTTACCGCATTCGGTATTGGGAACATGGTGCAGGCAAATTCCATCTCCGAACTTGCAAAAACTTCCATGAATATTCCTCCGTATATAACCGGTATTTTTCTTGCAACATTAACCGGAGTTGTAATCATAGGCGGTATAAAATCAATCGCGAAATGGTGTGAAAAACTGGTTCCCTTTATGGCTATCTTTTATGTACTGGGCTGCTTTGTTCTTCTTGCAATGAACTATCAGGAAATTCCTCATGCACTCAGTCTTATCTTTGAAGGAGCATTCAGCGGAACAGCCGTAACAGGAGGTTTCCTTGGAGCTACTATGAAGGAGGCCATAAGAATGGGAATAGCAAGGGGACTCTTCTCTAATGAATCAGGACTTGGCAGCGCCCCAATCGTAGCTGCAGCCGCACAAACTAAAAATCCAGTCCGCCAGGCACTGGTCTCATCAACCGGCACTTTCTGGGATACCGTGGTTGTATGTTTAATCACCGGAGTGGTTGTAGTCAATTCAGGAGAGTGGGCAAACGGACTTCGCGGTGCAGAACTTACGCATGCTGCTTTTGAAGAAATTCCCGTCATCGGTTCAATTGTCCTTACTATTGGCTTGCTCACTTTTGTATTCTCTACCATCATAGGCTGGTCTTATTATGGAGAAAAAGCGATTGAGTATTTAGCTGGTTCTAAAGCCGTAAAACCCTACCGGATTCTCTGGGTAATCTTTGTATTGGTCGGCTCTCTGCTCTCACTGCCTGTGGTCTGGACCTTCGCGGATATCACAAATGCACTGATGGCTATCCCCAATCTGACAGCATTGCTGCTGCTCTCAGGAGTGATTGTGGCTGAAACAAAGAAATACCTGTGGGAGGGGAAACTTGATGATATGTAA
- a CDS encoding 3-hydroxybutyryl-CoA dehydrogenase — MEEKFNFEDLIKKSRVSDTEIINHAAIIGGGLMGQGIAQTIAASGLDVLIIEKTEETVLRASEVLGDSIDREIKRWAMTQSEKKAIMSRIRWSVDYNDLADADVIIEAVDEDYDLKAEIFSKIDKIAKAETIFVSNTSTLSLSKLAEETSRPEKIIGMHFLNPVPKVPLVELVKGLKTSNYTVKTIRDFAKRIGKTAVEVYEYPGFVTTRAIVPLLNEAMYILLEGIASAKDIDTAMKLGYNFQYGPLEMADMMGLDEVLAWMDTLWKTLGEPRYRACPILRKLVREMKLGKKTGEGFYKYDDDGKIVHSN, encoded by the coding sequence ATGGAAGAAAAATTTAATTTTGAAGATTTAATTAAGAAAAGCCGTGTAAGCGATACGGAAATCATCAATCATGCTGCCATTATCGGCGGCGGACTGATGGGGCAGGGTATTGCCCAGACTATTGCTGCTTCAGGGCTTGATGTTCTTATCATTGAAAAAACAGAAGAAACCGTTCTGCGCGCTAGTGAAGTGCTGGGTGATTCTATTGACCGGGAAATTAAACGATGGGCAATGACCCAGTCAGAGAAAAAAGCTATCATGAGCCGTATACGCTGGTCAGTTGATTATAATGACCTGGCTGATGCTGATGTAATCATTGAAGCGGTTGACGAAGATTATGATCTGAAGGCAGAGATTTTCAGCAAGATTGACAAAATAGCAAAAGCTGAAACCATCTTCGTTTCTAATACTTCAACGCTCAGTCTTTCAAAACTTGCGGAAGAAACCTCACGACCGGAAAAAATCATCGGGATGCACTTCCTGAATCCTGTTCCCAAGGTTCCCCTTGTAGAACTGGTTAAAGGTCTGAAAACCTCAAACTATACCGTAAAAACCATCCGTGACTTTGCAAAGAGAATCGGTAAAACCGCAGTAGAGGTTTATGAATATCCGGGGTTTGTAACCACCCGTGCCATTGTTCCCCTCCTCAATGAAGCCATGTATATCCTTCTTGAGGGAATTGCCTCGGCAAAAGATATTGATACCGCAATGAAACTTGGCTATAACTTTCAGTATGGCCCCCTTGAAATGGCTGACATGATGGGGCTGGATGAAGTGCTTGCCTGGATGGATACACTCTGGAAAACCCTCGGCGAACCGAGATACCGCGCCTGCCCCATTCTGAGGAAACTGGTGCGCGAAATGAAACTCGGCAAAAAAACCGGTGAAGGTTTTTACAAGTATGATGATGACGGCAAAATAGTTCACTCAAATTGA
- a CDS encoding toxin-antitoxin system YwqK family antitoxin — protein MLSAQETEIRKTYHPNGMIQSQGEYLDGKLHGSYLEFFPSGRLWKEWQFSQGLEDGPSYWYFENGLLSIAWNYVQGRKEGISKWYYETGELWAEQTYLMGVLDGITKTYYKSGELQGEWYFVNGLLEGVSVTYFQKGGKEVERNFFRGRMNGRALVYHENGRVAIEAYYLNDRLEGEAYFYDSGGDIRVKDLYRSGEISERIRYDAFGKKLDFEKYERAFSFDGVLQSEFFYRNGKKENLGKNYNQAGFLTEEWSYKNDTLSGTSNFYQEGYLIRSTDYRGGMKQGMEKEFFPDGGLKSEVYYEQGKKHGIMFTFYPSGGFEYVYTYRDDEIEGEVKKYYESGMMEYQYFVKGGLIEGIKTEFHTNGRIKKEETYINGRLNGFIKEYFRNGALKREDYYRDDQLATSKFYDEDGNLISSYGY, from the coding sequence ATGCTCTCAGCTCAGGAGACGGAGATCAGGAAAACGTATCATCCCAACGGCATGATTCAGTCCCAGGGGGAGTATCTTGACGGTAAGCTGCATGGTTCTTATCTTGAGTTTTTCCCAAGCGGCCGTCTCTGGAAAGAGTGGCAGTTCAGTCAGGGGCTCGAGGACGGCCCATCCTACTGGTATTTTGAAAACGGGCTTTTAAGCATTGCCTGGAATTATGTTCAGGGGAGAAAGGAAGGCATCTCAAAATGGTATTATGAGACCGGGGAACTCTGGGCTGAACAGACATATCTTATGGGAGTGCTGGATGGTATCACCAAAACCTACTACAAATCCGGCGAACTGCAGGGGGAGTGGTATTTTGTTAACGGACTTCTTGAAGGTGTTTCTGTTACCTATTTCCAGAAAGGGGGAAAAGAAGTTGAGCGAAATTTTTTCCGCGGAAGAATGAACGGCAGGGCGCTGGTATATCATGAGAACGGAAGAGTTGCCATTGAGGCATATTATCTGAATGACCGTCTTGAGGGGGAAGCGTATTTTTATGATTCCGGCGGTGATATCCGCGTGAAAGATTTATACCGGAGCGGAGAAATATCGGAACGTATCCGTTACGATGCATTCGGAAAAAAACTTGATTTCGAAAAATATGAGAGAGCTTTCAGTTTTGACGGAGTCCTGCAAAGTGAGTTTTTTTACCGAAACGGGAAGAAAGAGAATCTCGGCAAGAACTATAATCAGGCAGGATTTCTTACAGAGGAGTGGTCCTATAAAAATGATACCCTGAGCGGAACTTCAAACTTTTATCAGGAGGGGTATCTGATTCGCAGTACTGATTACCGCGGAGGAATGAAGCAGGGAATGGAAAAAGAATTTTTCCCTGACGGCGGACTCAAAAGTGAAGTCTATTATGAGCAGGGAAAAAAACACGGCATTATGTTCACCTTCTATCCATCAGGCGGGTTCGAGTATGTATATACGTACCGTGATGATGAGATTGAGGGGGAAGTGAAGAAATATTATGAGTCCGGCATGATGGAGTATCAATATTTCGTGAAGGGGGGGCTGATTGAAGGCATCAAAACCGAGTTCCATACTAACGGACGAATTAAAAAAGAAGAAACTTATATAAACGGCCGTCTGAACGGATTCATTAAGGAATATTTCAGAAACGGCGCTCTTAAACGTGAAGATTATTACAGAGACGATCAGCTTGCCACAAGCAAATTTTATGATGAAGACGGCAATCTGATCTCCTCTTACGGCTATTAA
- the aroF gene encoding 3-deoxy-7-phosphoheptulonate synthase: MVVVLEKNATQEQLENVIKHLEDYGFAVHKSTGEEQIVLGAIGVRPDFDTRKVKLLDGVSEVYRITEPFKLASRAFQKENTLIKVKNVVLGGRDVVVMAGPCSIESEEQIFKLAEIVSKNGGKILRGGAFKPRSSPYSFQGLGETGLELMRKAADAHNLVMVTEILEPAQISLIGKYTDIFQVGARNMQNFSLLKELGKVGKPVLLKRGLSGTIEELLMSAEYILSGGNKEVILCERGIRTFETYTRNTFDLSAIPVVQKRSHLPIIADPSHAVGLRDKVIPLARAAVAAGADGLMVEVHHEPEKALSDGPQALLPSQFAELMSQIRKIAEVIGRTI, encoded by the coding sequence TTGGTTGTAGTTCTCGAAAAGAACGCTACACAAGAGCAATTAGAAAATGTAATAAAACACCTTGAAGATTACGGCTTCGCGGTGCATAAATCCACCGGTGAAGAACAGATCGTGCTTGGTGCAATAGGTGTCCGTCCGGATTTTGATACCCGCAAAGTAAAACTGCTTGATGGTGTTTCAGAAGTTTACCGGATTACTGAACCCTTTAAACTTGCCAGCCGTGCTTTCCAGAAAGAAAACACGCTGATCAAAGTGAAGAATGTTGTATTAGGCGGCAGGGATGTCGTTGTGATGGCAGGCCCCTGTTCCATCGAAAGTGAAGAACAGATATTCAAACTTGCCGAGATAGTATCAAAAAATGGAGGAAAAATTTTACGCGGCGGAGCTTTTAAGCCGCGCTCATCACCCTATTCATTTCAGGGGCTTGGCGAGACCGGTCTTGAACTGATGCGCAAGGCGGCAGATGCTCATAACTTAGTAATGGTCACTGAAATTCTTGAACCGGCGCAGATTTCACTTATTGGCAAATATACCGATATCTTTCAGGTCGGAGCAAGGAATATGCAGAACTTTTCTCTTCTGAAGGAACTTGGCAAGGTTGGCAAGCCGGTACTGCTTAAACGAGGACTTTCAGGCACCATCGAAGAACTGCTCATGTCTGCCGAGTATATACTCTCAGGAGGCAATAAAGAAGTAATCCTTTGTGAGCGGGGCATACGCACCTTCGAAACCTATACACGCAACACCTTTGATCTCTCGGCCATACCGGTGGTACAGAAGAGAAGCCATCTGCCAATAATAGCTGATCCTTCACATGCTGTAGGGCTGCGTGATAAGGTGATTCCGCTTGCGCGTGCTGCAGTGGCTGCCGGCGCTGATGGTCTTATGGTTGAGGTGCATCATGAACCGGAAAAGGCGCTCTCAGACGGACCGCAGGCGCTCCTTCCTTCACAGTTCGCTGAACTGATGAGTCAGATAAGGAAAATTGCTGAAGTAATTGGCCGTACCATTTAA
- a CDS encoding MFS transporter, translating to MSSTAATEKTKFPASFWTANIVELFERSAYYAIFIGITLYLTDVVGFNDIWAAWIGGVFSAGLYFLPPFAGAYADKIGFRKALLLAFALLAVGYFSLGLFPYKAIVIPSLVLVMFGGSFIKSVITGTVAVTTDTANRARGYSIFYAMVNVGSFLGKTFAYPIRLELGLEAVNYYSAALCFIALIAVYFYYKGVDSGSDKKSVKEIVDGMLRVVKNTRLVMLILIITGFWIIFHQLYATMPKYVIRLVGQSASPEWIANVNPLVVVTFVIVVNKIMKKYTALSTMTVGMFIMPVSALIMAASPWLTGITGNLINILGFFTAHPVTVMMIIGIVFQALAECFISPRYLEFFSLQAPKGEEGLYLGFGHLHSFLASLLGFGISGYLLTMYCPDPATLTAEQALTAYDSAYMIWVIFAGIGLVSALALVLYGKYYGYGTHGQEK from the coding sequence ATGTCATCTACTGCCGCAACTGAAAAAACTAAATTCCCCGCCTCCTTCTGGACGGCAAATATTGTTGAACTCTTCGAACGCTCTGCCTATTACGCCATTTTTATCGGAATCACCCTCTACCTTACCGATGTCGTCGGGTTCAATGACATCTGGGCTGCCTGGATAGGAGGAGTGTTCTCGGCAGGCCTTTACTTCCTGCCTCCTTTTGCAGGTGCCTATGCAGATAAAATAGGATTTCGTAAGGCGCTGCTTCTGGCTTTTGCGCTGCTGGCAGTTGGTTATTTTTCTCTCGGGCTGTTTCCTTATAAGGCAATCGTCATTCCTTCATTGGTACTGGTTATGTTCGGGGGCTCCTTCATTAAATCGGTCATAACCGGAACGGTTGCTGTAACCACCGATACAGCAAACCGTGCACGAGGTTATTCAATATTTTATGCAATGGTGAATGTTGGCTCTTTCCTCGGTAAAACCTTTGCATATCCTATCCGGCTTGAGCTGGGTCTTGAAGCGGTTAATTATTATTCAGCGGCTCTCTGTTTTATTGCGCTTATTGCAGTGTACTTTTATTATAAGGGGGTTGATTCCGGCAGCGATAAAAAATCCGTAAAAGAAATAGTGGACGGAATGCTCAGGGTGGTTAAGAATACCCGGCTAGTGATGCTGATACTTATAATAACCGGTTTCTGGATTATCTTCCATCAGCTTTACGCAACCATGCCGAAGTACGTTATCCGCCTAGTTGGACAGTCGGCCTCTCCGGAGTGGATAGCAAACGTGAACCCGCTGGTGGTTGTGACGTTCGTGATTGTGGTAAATAAAATTATGAAGAAATACACAGCGCTCAGCACCATGACCGTGGGAATGTTCATCATGCCGGTATCTGCCCTGATTATGGCGGCAAGCCCCTGGCTGACCGGAATTACCGGAAATCTAATAAATATCCTAGGGTTTTTCACCGCGCATCCGGTTACTGTTATGATGATCATCGGTATCGTATTTCAGGCACTGGCAGAGTGCTTCATCAGCCCCCGTTATCTGGAGTTCTTTTCTCTGCAGGCACCAAAAGGAGAAGAAGGACTTTACCTTGGCTTCGGTCATCTGCATTCATTCCTGGCTTCTCTTCTTGGGTTTGGTATATCGGGATATCTGCTCACGATGTATTGTCCCGATCCCGCAACGCTTACTGCTGAACAGGCACTGACTGCTTATGACAGCGCTTATATGATCTGGGTCATCTTCGCCGGAATCGGTCTGGTTTCTGCTCTGGCTCTGGTTCTTTATGGTAAATATTACGGTTACGGAACACACGGCCAAGAGAAGTAA